From the Selenomonas sp. oral taxon 920 genome, the window ACGCAGGAGGCCGTGAGCTGCCAGCCGCTGAGTCCGTTCATCAGCCGTATGCGCTGCACGAGCCAGGAGTCTCCGCCCGAAAATCGAAAGAGGATGGCATCGTCCCGCACTTCTTTTTCTGCGAGGGTTGGGTGGTCGAAGTCGATCAGCGCCTGCCAGAAGATCGCGGCGCTGCGGAACTGCTGACCGAGCAGCCGCTCCATGAAGGCCAGCATCTGGATGTTCACGAGCACGGCTGCGCCGTTTTCGCGTGCAAAGAGAATGCCCTCGGGCAGGAGATCGAGTCCCTCGCGGATGGAGGCGATGGTGACCTCTCTTTCCAGCATCGTAGATGCAGCACAGGCAAGGATCACGAGCCGCGCCGCGAGGAGGATGAGGACGAAGAGTGCGCTCCACGGCAGGAGACGGTCAAAAAGCGGGAGTGAGAGCAGACCCGCTGCGGCGAGCGGTACACCTAGCCACGGCCTGCGCCGACACAAGCAGAATCCCATGACGATGGCGAAGCCGCCTGTGGCACAGCGTTCGAGCGTCATCCAGCCGTATGGCATCAGGCCGCTGACGAACAGGCTCCAGCTGCCGCCGAAGACCAGTGTGACGGAGAGCAGTATGCCGAGCGCGGCAGCCTCCGGCAGGACGCGCTCGAAACGCTGCCGACCGAGAAACGTCGCTCCCCAAAAGAGCGCGATACTCTCGGTGATGAGGACGAGCGCGGAGAGGAAGATAAAGGTGATGTGCGCGCTGTAGCCGTATGAGGTCAGACTCTCCATGCCCCTGCCTCCTCCCCGTGCACCGGTGTGCGGACAGCGGCGCTGACGCCCTGCGCGCGGACGGAAAGCGCGTAGCCGAGATCGCTGATCTCGATCGGGAGATCGTGCCGCCGCTGCCATTCGCTGATCCACGGACGGATCCAGTCCGCGCACGTCAGCATGCAGATCGCCTCCGGCATTTCGTTTTCTTCAAAACGGCAGAGTACATCTGCCGCGCCCTCCTCTGCCGCGCGCGAGAGAAGCTCGGCAAAGAGGTCGAAGAGGGCGAGCGCCGCCTCTGCCGCAATGGCGCGCGTCAGCCGCCACTCCACGGCGACGTGCAGACCAAGGGGGCGCAGATAGGCGCAGGTCTCCGAGACCGCCATCGACAGCTCGTCCGCACGGATCTGTCCGTCCTCCTGCCCTTTGAGAAAGAGCACGCAGCGCTTCTTGAGGTAGGAGGAGAGCAGGTTGAGCCGGCGGATGAGACATGTGAGCTCCGCCTTATCCGTGCTCGCCATCAGCTGCTCGCGAAAGCTGCGCAGGAGCGGGCGCTTGCTGTCGAGGATGGCCTCGAGCTCCTCGGAGAGCTGCTTTTTGAGCGTGAGCGCGAGATGCTGCCCCCGGATGCGGCGCTCTCTGCGCAGGAGGGTATGGGAGCGCTCCTGCGCGTCCTGCAGGAGTGCGAGCTGACGCTGACGTTCGTGCAGGAGACTGAGATCCTCGTGCCAGATGATGGCGCCGCCGTGAATGTTCATGCGCGATGTGCGGATGTCGTTTGACGCGCCCTGTTCTGCTGCGGCGGCGGAAAAGACCGTATGCCCCTCCGTATCGACGAGCTGCATGCGCAGGTGCGAATGCGAGAAAAACGCCTCGTGAAAGCGGTTGGACGGCATGAGTCCCGTGCGCAGACAGAGCTCGAGGAGGAGCAGGAAGAAGAGCGCCGTTACCACTGTGAGTTCCAGCCATGCAAAGCGAGGATCGTAGTGGAGGTCGACGGAGTAGACGACGAAGAGGGAAAAGAACAGGAAGGGAAGCGCCATCGCAGGGCGCAGCACGCGCTGCCGCTTTGCCTTTTCAAGGAGGAGAAGGAGCGCCGCGAGGATCTCGCAGAACCAGAGGAGCCAATAGTCATAGGCGCCCCACGCGAGATGCTCTTCCAGCGTCATGGTGGCGGCATTCCAGATGAATGTGAAGAACTGGTAGTGCAGATCGTTGCAGAGAATCAGGGCGGCCAGCAGGAGGTTCAGCCCGAGAACCGCGCGCAGCCAGCGCGGCATTTTTTTGTTGAACACATACTCATCCGATGCCCAGGCGATCCAGAGGAGCGCAACCGAGAGCCCCGCGCGGAACACATAGTAGAGGTACGACAGAAAGTGCTGCAGGGAGATATCGACCGAGATGGAAAGGAGTTTTGCAATGCAGGTCAGCTCCCAGAGGAGCAGCATCGCAATCAGCAGAAGGACGGCGCGCCGCGTACCGTGATGGAGGACGCGTGCGCGCAGGCTTGCACCCCAGAGAACCGTGACGACAAGGATTGTGACGAGAATGACCAGGCGCTCATGCGTTTCGATCGGCGTGAACACAGAATGTCCCCAAATTATCTGCCGATAGCGCGCATTCGCCTCCGTAAGTTCCCGGTAGAGTGCATCGGCGTCGTGGATCTGCGCAGCCCCCGCCGGAGGCGCGATCGGATAGCCCGCTGCGCGCAGATCGCGCCGCAGGGTATTGGCAAAGGAGATGGGCTTTCGCGCGAGCAGTCCCTTGGTAAAGGAGAGCGTTCCTTCCTTCGGCATACAGATGCGCAGCGGGGCGCCGTACTGAATGAGCTGCTCCGCTTCGTGCGCAAAGAGCACATAGACATCCCCGCCGCCGTCCTTCTCCGCCAGGCGGTATTGATTGCCGCGTCGGCTGTTGCAGATGCGCAGCCGATCCTCTTCCTTCAGCTGCGTGAGCAGAGCGAACGCCTCGTCGAGGTTCGCGTCTGCGGACAGTCCGCGTGCCAGCGCCAAAAAGAAAATCTCCCGATCGGGGCAGGAATCGGGAAGAACCACGGTGACATTCTCCTGCAGATCGCTCCAACCCTCCACGGGGACAGGGCAGTCCTCCGCCACGGCGAGGACGACCACGGCGGAAAAGTGCGGATACCAATAGAGCTGTTCTGTCGAGCCGCGGACAAACTGCTCCGCTTGAAAATCATAGAGTTCGGCGGCATCGACGCGGTGATCCTGAAAGATCTCCAAGAGATTCGTCGAGACGCCCTGCGTATCGAGGGGCTCCGAAGAGGCGCGGCGCAGGGCGTCGGCATAGGCCGTGCCGAAGTTGTGCGCATAGACGAGCGACAGCGCATCCGCCGTGCGCATGGATGCGAGGAGAACGAGGGCGCATGCGGCGCAGCAGAGAGAGAACAGGAACATATTCTGCCGCCGTCGTCTCATCGCCGCCCTCCCCCTTGCCTATACTCCAACTGATTTTATACTATTTCGTTTGATCTGCATGAAATTCCTTGCGCGAAAAGTCCCATTATCTAAAAAACCGGAATAAATTATGAGCAATTATTTATGCTTTCTTGTGACCTTGTTTGTTCCGGGACAGCGTGAAATTTCTCGGTGCTGCTGCATGCGCCGGAAAGTGCGTATGCACAGCTTGCTCGCCTGAGGAAGCAAATCAGCAGTCTTTCCGAGCCGGCGATGCGTTTTCGGAACAGCGGCAAAAAAATACAAGCAGGTCTGCGAAGCGTTTTGCTTCACAGACCTGCTTTTTCCGATGGGATGAGCGTGTGTCAGGGGGCGATGCGGCAGATGGCCGGCCTCTTTGCATTGTTCTTACAGATCAATGCGGAAGATGCGCTGTGTTCCGCCGTCCTGCGTGTGGAAGTAGACGTGGTTCATATTGTCGGTGAAGATGCCCTTGGGCCGCAGTGTGCGCTCGCCGTCCGTGATCTCAATGTCGCTGACATACGCGCCGTCCTTCTTGCTGAAGACGCGCAGGATGGGATCGTCCGCTGCGCGGAAGACGATGTAGTCCTTCGTTGCGACGGCGCAGCGTGCATGCGCAGCGTACCGCTTTGTGCCCTGCGGGATGTTCTCATTCAGCTCGAAGCGGCGGAGTTCCTTGCCGTCGGGGCTGTATTGGTAGACGGGGATGACCCACGGGTGCTGCTCGTCGTTCTGCAGCGAATTCCCGTATGCCTCGTCGGTGTAGAATCCGTCTGCGTCCGCATAGAGCAGCTCTGCGCCGCGCACCATGGAGTAGCCCTCGGGCTTCGGGCGTGCGGGGACGGGGATGGTCTTGGCATCCTTCAGTCCATCTTTGGCGATCGTGCCGTGGGTGACGCCCTTTTCGTTGACCTGCTCTTCGCCCGCATAGGCGTCCTTCCCGCCGAAGACGGCGCGCCACGTCTCCTTGCCCTGCAGGGGGATCGTGGTTGTGGTCTTGCCGTCATAGACGGCGAGCTCGCCCTCCTTCGGGATGTAATAGACGTTCGTTCCGTCCGAGGTGATCGGCCGGTTCAGCACGACGCCGAGATCCACGATGTCCGTGATTGCGCCGTCTGTGACGGGGAGCTGGCAGAGATGCGTCTTCTTGTCGTCGTGGTCGTAGATGATGCCATAGATGCCATCCTTCGTCACGACGGGATCGCTCTTGTTGAAGTCGAAATAGTCGAGGTCGTAGTCGGCGTTCTCGTATTCGTAGAGCGGGAGCGTCTTGTCGCCGAATTTTACCTGGGTGACGGGCTCTTTCGGCAATGAAAGACTGAGATCGACGGGGGCAGGAGAGCCGCCTTTTGCGGTGTCACCGCCGCCGCAGCCTGCCATGACGGCGCACGTGAGGACGGCTGCCGCCGCGCAGAGCGTTTTCCATTGTTTCATGTCGGGCTCCTCCTACAGATCAATGCGGAAGATGCGCGAATCTTGGTCGAGGATGTAGACGCGGTTCTCGCCGTCTGTCGTGATCTGCTTGGGCGGGTGGATCTTGCCATCGAAACTCAGCTCGACCTCGTCGATGAATGCGCCGTCCTTCTTGTTAAAGACGCGCAGAAATTTGCCGTTGTAGAAGACGATATAGTCCTTCGTTGGGATGACCTGACGCGCGTTCGAGTCGGTCTTTTTCTTGTCCGGAAGGCCGTCGTTGATGGTGAAGGTGCGGATCTTCTTGCCGTCCGGGCCGTACATATGGAGGGGGTACGTCCGCTTGTTCGGCGGGCCGCCGTTGGTGGCGATGGTGGAGATGTAGAAGCCGTCTGCATCCGCCCAGAGGAGGAATGCCTGATTCTCCTCATTTTCCTTCTTGTTCTCGTTGAGGGCTGCAAACTCCGCCTTCGGGAGGACGGACTTCAGGTCTTTGATCCCCTCCTTGGAGATCGTGCCCATCTCGATGTCCTGCGACTTCAAGGGATCGCCGCTCGTGTAGATGTTCGATGTGCCGCGCACTGCGCGCATGATGTCCGTCTCGCCGCGCTTGCTCTTCGTCACGGCCGCGCCGTCATAGGCGCAGATCTGCTCGCCGAGCTGGTAGTAGACATTTGTCCCGTCCGTTGTGATCGGCTGCGCCGTGAGGATGCCGAGATCCTCGACGGAGGTGATGGCGCCGTCCTTCACGCTCAGCTTCACCAGATGCTGCTTCTTATCGCCCGAGGCGTCGAATTTGCCCGCATAGATGGCATCCTTCGTCACGGTGAGATTGGTCGTTGTGTGCACCATGTCGGGGAGACCCTCGCCCTTGTACTCGTAGACCGGTACGTCCTTACCGTTGAATTTGACCTGTCCGATGGCTTCCTTCGGCGCGGAGAGTGCGGTGTCTTTTCCGCCGCCGCCAATGCCGATGCCGCTGCCTGTGCCGTCACTGCCGCAGCCGGCGAGGACAGAGCCGAGGAAGGCGGCGGTCGCAGCCGCCGCGAGCAGAGATTTCCACTTCTTCATTTCGGATTCCTCCTTTGATGCTTCTAAGGAATCACTGATAAAATGCAGATGCTTATCAGTGCCCCTAAATCACTTTAATTTATTTTAGCATAAAACAAACTAAAATGTATAGCAACAAATGATTGATTCTTGAAATTTTTGAAAAGTTTTCCATTTTGCGCATTTACTTCGCGCAATGATTCCTTCTCGGCACGGAAAAATGCCGGCATGTTTATGAGCGGTCGGGAACGCAGGGATGCTGTGCGCATATTCTTAGAGATCAATGCGGTAGATATGCGAATTGTCGTCGATGAAGTAGATATGATTCTCGTCATCTGTCGTGACCCCTGTGGGGGAGAGTTTCCTGCTGTCGCGTCCCAGCTCAATGTCGCCGACGTACGCACCGGTCTTTTTGTTGAATGCGCGCAGATAGCCGTCGCTGTAGAACACGACATAGTCCTTTGTCACGACGACGGAGCGTTCCCACGTCGTGCGCTTTTGCGCACTGCTCGGGATATTCTCGTTGCACTCGAACGTGTGGAGTATTTTGCCGTCCGGGGCGTATGTGTGGAGCGGTTTGGTCCACTCCTTGTCCGTGCTGCCGTACGTTGCAAGGGAGGAGACGTAGAAGCCGTCCGCATCCGCCCCGATCAGGAATGCGTTTGCCTCGTGCGTCGCGTCTTTCGCACGGGCGAGCTTGTCAAATACGTCCTTGGAGAGAACCGTTTTTGCATCCTTTATGCCATCCTTGGATGTTGCGCCGAACATAACGTCGGCATCCGACACGAAACTCCCGCTCGTGTAGGCGTTCTTGCCTCCGTATATGGCACGGACGACGCCGATGCCCGGCGTGGGGGTCAGCGTCGCTGCCTTGCCGTTGTAACAGGCAAGCTCATCCTCCCGGGTCAGATAGTAGATGTTCTTGCCGTCCGAGGAGATCGGCTCGTTGAGAACGATGCCGAGATCCTCCACTGAGGCAATCGCACCGTCCTTTAGCGTCAGCTTTTGGAGGCGGTAGTTTTTCTCCTCGGCGTCGCTGCGAATGCCGTAGATGGCATCCTTCGTCACGGCGAGATTGGTATTCTTTCCCTCGAGCGCAGGGATGACCGCGCCCGTGTATTCGTAGAGGGGAACCTCTCTGTCGGCGAACTTGAGCCAGGCGACGGCCTCCTTCGGTGCAGCAGGGCCGTTGTCCGCCGACACTTCGTTGCCGGTGCATATGACGCCGCCGTCACCGCTGCCGCAGCCCGTGAAGACGGCGCCCGTAAAGATGGCGACGGCTGCCGCCATGATGAACGATTTCCATTTCTTTATGTAAACTCCTCCTTCATCATGATGTGAAAAGTACGATAATTTGGTTGATTCTATCTTAACATAGAAATGATGACTTGTGACCTGTCATTTGTGACAGGTTTTCAAAAAATTTGAAAAGTGTTTTCCAACCTATCATTTATGACGGTATCATCCGCACATGCCGCGCGGATCTTAGTGTATCAAGAGCCGAATCCGAACAGTCCGCGCAGCTTTTGTCCGAACGATTTCTGCAGCACCTGATCGAGCGGCAGGGCGCGGTGCAGAAACGGTGAACCGACGCGTTTGACCGCAGCGGGCGGCGTGCGGACGGTGTGCTCCGTCGACATCGGCCGCGGATGCGCGGGCGCGCGCGTGACGTAGCGCTCCTCCTTGCCATACTGATAGAAGAGTGCGGCGGCCTTACCCGTCTGCCCGTTCACCGCGATGCGCATCTGCCGCGCCTTTTCGCCATCCTCCGCGCGCCGATCCAGATAGTAGACGGGCAGGAGGAACGTCGCACTCTTGTGCTTGCGGAAATCCCGTCCCCAGAGCATGATCTCCGCCTTCGTCAGTGCGAAGCTGTCCTTCAGATCCGTGACGAGCCGCTCCGCGAGGAGATTGTCGATCACATCCGCGCGGGAAGCGTTGTTTGCCACCGCCGCGATGCGGAAGCGACCCTCGGCAAAGGCGGGATCGAACGGCGTGACTGCACCGAAATCCCACGGGTCGAGCCGGTCGAGCAGGTGGATGTCATAGAGCGTCGTGTTGGGGCACGCCCAGTTTACGATCTCCTCGTACGCCTCGAAATTGCCGCGATTGCTGTGGACCACCATCTTGACGCTGAGATCGGCGAGCGAGAACGGGATGTAGACCGCCGTCATCTCGGTGCGGATGCGCCGCTCGATGTCCTGATTTGCAAACTCCTGCGGGAACTGCTGTGCGAGCACGCGCGCAGCATTCTGCGCCTGCGTCATCGTGACAGAGAACGGGATCGCCTTCTCCGGCACGTTCTCCGCGCCGACCCCCATGATGAACTCCCGCCGATAGCCGCCGGGGCGCACGAGCTCCT encodes:
- a CDS encoding sensor histidine kinase, translated to MESLTSYGYSAHITFIFLSALVLITESIALFWGATFLGRQRFERVLPEAAALGILLSVTLVFGGSWSLFVSGLMPYGWMTLERCATGGFAIVMGFCLCRRRPWLGVPLAAAGLLSLPLFDRLLPWSALFVLILLAARLVILACAASTMLEREVTIASIREGLDLLPEGILFARENGAAVLVNIQMLAFMERLLGQQFRSAAIFWQALIDFDHPTLAEKEVRDDAILFRFSGGDSWLVQRIRLMNGLSGWQLTASCVTELDAVTRELEAKNARLSAMISAQKDLLDTLEETERHRTLQEITSRVHDVLGQRISMLQQLLASPAPKDALDTIVRIDSLLEAVPLTQEAHPATLLADMTDTYRSLGVRLTLSGTLPRNMRRARAFAAIIREALSNAVCHGRANEIVIALSERRLHIRDNGIGCTGKLRPGGGLTGMMRRVNALGGRLIITPAPHFELDAQIGEKQG